A window from Thermanaerothrix sp. encodes these proteins:
- the gyrB gene encoding DNA topoisomerase (ATP-hydrolyzing) subunit B, whose amino-acid sequence MNAPVSQYTAKDIQVLEGLSAVRKRPGMYIGDQGQRGLHHLVYEVVDNAIDEAMAGFCDTVQVTVHPDGSVSVEDNGRGIPTELHPTMGRPAAEVVLTVLHAGAKFDKKAYQVSGGLHGVGVSVVNALSEWLEVTIWRNRKEHRQSYRRGVPVTDLEVGEDTDKRGTRVHFMPDGEIFSTLEFSSDVLLGRLRELAFLNPGVTIVFRDLRQDPPLERKLHFEGGIASFVEYLNRGKEVLFKPPMVVRGEKDGVIVEVALQYNDTYLERIFAFANLINTVEGGTHVSGFRTALTRIINDQARKEKLLKDKDPNFSGDDLKEGLTAVISVKLLEPQFEGQTKTKLGNGDVKGIVDSVVYEGLKVILEDHPQILRPVVEKAVKARQAREAAKKARDLVRRKSAMSGMDLPGKLADCSNRRPEECELYIVEGDSAGGSAKMGRDRSFQAILPLRGKILNVEKARLDKILSNDQVRTIIQALGCGVGDDFDYSKLRYHKIFLMADADVDGAHIRTLLLTLFFRYMPQIIENGHLYVAQPPLYRIQEGKNVHYCYSDRELKEMMQRLGGKKASVQRYKGLGEMNPEQLWETTMDPANRVIKRVEVEDAVLADELFSILMGDAVGPRREFIETHAKEVRNLDV is encoded by the coding sequence ATGAACGCACCGGTTTCTCAGTACACCGCCAAGGACATACAGGTACTGGAGGGGCTCTCGGCGGTAAGGAAGCGGCCCGGAATGTACATAGGGGACCAAGGCCAGCGGGGACTTCACCATCTGGTCTACGAGGTGGTGGACAACGCCATCGACGAGGCCATGGCGGGGTTCTGCGACACCGTTCAGGTGACGGTGCATCCCGACGGCAGCGTCTCGGTGGAGGACAACGGCCGAGGGATCCCCACGGAGCTGCACCCCACCATGGGCAGGCCCGCGGCGGAGGTGGTGCTCACGGTGCTTCACGCGGGGGCCAAGTTCGACAAGAAGGCCTACCAGGTGTCGGGCGGCCTCCACGGGGTTGGGGTGTCGGTGGTGAACGCACTGTCCGAGTGGCTGGAGGTAACCATCTGGCGGAACCGCAAGGAGCACCGTCAGAGCTACCGCCGCGGGGTTCCGGTGACGGACCTGGAGGTGGGGGAGGACACGGACAAGAGGGGCACCCGGGTGCACTTCATGCCCGACGGGGAGATCTTCTCCACCCTGGAGTTCTCCTCCGACGTGCTACTGGGCCGGCTCAGGGAGCTGGCGTTCCTTAACCCCGGCGTCACCATAGTGTTCCGGGACCTCAGGCAAGATCCCCCGCTGGAGCGGAAGCTCCACTTCGAGGGGGGCATAGCTTCCTTCGTGGAGTACCTGAACCGGGGCAAGGAGGTGCTCTTCAAGCCCCCCATGGTGGTAAGGGGGGAGAAGGACGGGGTCATAGTGGAGGTGGCCCTTCAGTACAACGACACGTACCTGGAGAGGATCTTCGCCTTCGCGAACCTGATAAACACCGTGGAGGGTGGCACCCACGTATCGGGTTTCAGGACCGCCCTTACGAGGATAATCAACGACCAGGCCAGGAAGGAGAAGCTGCTGAAGGACAAGGACCCCAACTTCTCCGGCGACGACCTGAAGGAGGGGCTCACGGCGGTGATATCCGTGAAGCTCCTGGAGCCCCAGTTCGAGGGTCAGACCAAGACGAAGCTTGGCAACGGGGACGTGAAGGGTATAGTGGACTCGGTGGTATACGAGGGGCTCAAGGTAATCCTGGAGGACCATCCCCAGATCCTAAGGCCCGTGGTGGAGAAGGCGGTGAAGGCCCGGCAGGCCCGGGAGGCGGCCAAGAAGGCCCGGGACCTGGTGCGCCGCAAGTCCGCCATGAGCGGCATGGACCTGCCGGGGAAGCTGGCGGACTGCTCCAACCGGCGGCCAGAGGAGTGCGAGCTCTACATAGTGGAGGGGGACTCCGCGGGAGGCAGCGCCAAGATGGGAAGGGACCGGTCCTTCCAGGCCATACTTCCCCTGAGGGGCAAGATACTCAACGTGGAGAAGGCCCGGCTTGACAAGATCCTATCCAACGACCAGGTGCGCACCATAATCCAGGCCCTGGGCTGCGGCGTGGGGGATGACTTCGACTACTCAAAGCTACGGTACCACAAGATATTCCTCATGGCCGACGCCGACGTGGACGGGGCCCACATAAGGACCCTTCTGCTCACGCTGTTCTTCCGCTACATGCCCCAGATAATCGAGAACGGGCACCTCTACGTGGCCCAGCCCCCCTTGTACCGGATTCAGGAGGGGAAGAACGTCCACTACTGCTACTCCGACCGGGAGCTGAAGGAGATGATGCAGCGCCTAGGGGGCAAGAAGGCGTCGGTGCAGCGCTACAAGGGGCTTGGAGAGATGAACCCGGAGCAGCTCTGGGAGACCACCATGGACCCCGCGAACCGTGTCATAAAGCGGGTTGAGGTGGAGGACGCGGTGCTGGCGGACGAGCTTTTCAGCATCCTGATGGGGGACGCGGTGGGCCCCCGGCGGGAGTTCATCGAGACCCACGCCAAAGAGGTCCGGAACCTGGACGTTTAG
- a CDS encoding DUF6305 family protein codes for MRSYGRSALVLWGLAFSLVLGLCLAPASAMASQVAVTSVGQSPDAMMVRVLLKKAGLDCKYDAMMKPQDLSKEHKVLIAVVGGSMKGLGAAGIDKEQERDRVKQLLDAARSKGVKVLVMHVGGKGRRGELTDYLMAAAFPKADGVIVVKGGNDDGLVTKLAPKGVKVAEVESIQAVLGPMLSQLTSFGVSK; via the coding sequence TTGCGTAGTTACGGAAGAAGCGCGCTCGTTTTGTGGGGGCTGGCCTTTTCGCTGGTCCTTGGCTTGTGCCTTGCCCCGGCTTCCGCCATGGCGTCCCAGGTGGCGGTGACCTCGGTGGGTCAGAGCCCGGACGCCATGATGGTGCGGGTGCTGCTCAAGAAGGCTGGTTTGGATTGCAAGTACGATGCCATGATGAAACCCCAGGACCTCTCGAAGGAGCACAAGGTCCTGATCGCCGTGGTGGGGGGCAGCATGAAGGGCCTTGGGGCCGCGGGGATCGACAAGGAGCAGGAGCGGGACCGGGTCAAGCAGCTTTTGGACGCCGCCAGGTCCAAGGGGGTGAAGGTGCTGGTGATGCACGTGGGCGGCAAGGGCCGCAGGGGTGAGCTCACGGACTACCTCATGGCGGCGGCGTTCCCGAAGGCGGACGGGGTGATAGTGGTGAAGGGGGGCAACGACGACGGTCTTGTGACCAAGCTGGCTCCTAAGGGGGTAAAGGTGGCGGAGGTGGAGTCCATCCAGGCGGTTTTGGGCCCCATGCTGAGCCAGCTGACCTCCTTCGGGGTGTCCAAGTAG
- a CDS encoding DUF364 domain-containing protein: MGSLDKRLWDLAYAKASGRMVLEVVRGVRYTAALLDNGRVGLAYSFPDMVMAEEESPALLSSLPVDPSEALGLSGSRCPGDRAVALAVANALLPVEGELSGAIPKVEPGIEVLMVGRMEPLENKLVALEAKVLFADHNRPGGLSDGEALDMASRCGLVVLSASSIVNGTWERFVELARDCWVAGPSAPLSWDVYRGTSVSVVLGRSVKSPQALMRIVSRGCGTRFFEPFTDKVLLRGCGEVLCP, from the coding sequence ATGGGCAGCCTTGACAAGCGGCTTTGGGATCTGGCTTACGCTAAGGCGTCGGGAAGGATGGTCCTTGAGGTGGTGCGGGGGGTGAGGTACACCGCGGCGCTTCTGGACAACGGCCGGGTGGGGCTTGCCTATTCTTTCCCGGACATGGTGATGGCGGAGGAGGAGTCCCCGGCGCTTTTGTCCTCCCTTCCGGTGGACCCGTCGGAGGCCCTTGGGCTCAGCGGCTCCCGGTGTCCCGGGGACCGGGCGGTGGCCCTTGCGGTGGCCAACGCCCTTTTGCCCGTGGAGGGGGAGCTGAGCGGCGCCATCCCCAAGGTGGAGCCCGGGATTGAGGTCCTCATGGTGGGGCGCATGGAGCCCCTGGAGAACAAGCTGGTGGCGTTGGAGGCCAAGGTGCTCTTCGCGGACCACAACCGCCCAGGCGGGTTAAGCGACGGCGAGGCTTTGGACATGGCGTCCCGGTGCGGCCTTGTGGTGCTCTCCGCCAGCTCCATAGTGAACGGCACCTGGGAGCGGTTTGTTGAGCTGGCCCGGGACTGCTGGGTGGCGGGGCCCTCGGCGCCGCTTTCCTGGGACGTCTATCGGGGGACATCGGTCAGCGTCGTGCTGGGACGGTCAGTGAAGAGCCCCCAGGCGCTCATGCGGATCGTATCCCGGGGCTGCGGCACCAGGTTCTTCGAGCCTTTTACCGACAAGGTGCTCCTTAGGGGCTGTGGGGAGGTGCTGTGTCCCTAG
- a CDS encoding TRAP transporter large permease subunit, translated as MGSWFWPEGALAVLMVGTFAAGAFRLKLPISIAMALASVAGALFGGFGFPVRHLVEGMFGYLDTVLIIACAMTFMKSIQGCGLLDSLAAWTVRRFKDHPVLLCIAVTLLIMLPGMITGSSTAGCLTTGALVAPVLVSMGVPRAKGAAAIAMGAIYGMIAPPIDIPVMIIGGGIDMPYVGFTGPLLFATVPLAVISSLWLLLPHLKGNRSDASELEARLKKMEEVPLRPSLFLPFAVLAGLMTLEALFKGKVSLGMPLQFLLAASSAFMVGRRMNPLSVAREAVRDAMPVLGILMGVGMFIQMMTLTGVRGFVVVSCLAVPVALLYPMMGLSIPLFGAVSAFGAASVLGVPFVLALLGKDQIVVSSALALLSGLGDLMPPTALAGMFAAQVAGEEDYFRVLRHCVFPAALTVLWGLGMVAAANPLAALLR; from the coding sequence ATGGGAAGCTGGTTTTGGCCCGAAGGGGCCCTGGCGGTCCTGATGGTGGGGACCTTCGCCGCCGGGGCCTTCCGCTTGAAGCTCCCCATATCCATCGCCATGGCTTTGGCCTCCGTGGCGGGGGCCCTTTTCGGCGGCTTCGGATTTCCCGTGAGGCACCTGGTGGAGGGGATGTTCGGCTACCTGGACACGGTGCTCATAATCGCCTGCGCCATGACGTTCATGAAGTCCATCCAGGGGTGCGGCCTTTTGGACTCTCTGGCGGCATGGACGGTGCGGCGCTTCAAGGACCACCCGGTGCTGCTTTGCATCGCGGTGACCCTGCTGATCATGCTGCCGGGGATGATAACCGGTTCGTCCACCGCCGGGTGCCTCACCACCGGGGCCCTGGTGGCCCCGGTCCTGGTGAGCATGGGGGTCCCCAGGGCGAAGGGGGCCGCCGCCATAGCCATGGGGGCCATATACGGCATGATCGCGCCCCCCATAGACATCCCGGTGATGATAATAGGCGGCGGCATAGACATGCCCTACGTGGGCTTTACGGGGCCCCTGCTCTTCGCCACCGTCCCGCTGGCGGTCATCTCCTCCCTGTGGCTGCTTCTGCCTCACCTTAAGGGCAACCGTTCCGACGCTTCAGAGCTGGAGGCAAGGCTCAAAAAGATGGAAGAGGTGCCCTTGAGGCCGTCCCTTTTCCTTCCCTTCGCGGTGCTGGCGGGTCTTATGACGTTGGAGGCCCTGTTCAAGGGCAAGGTGAGCCTTGGGATGCCCCTTCAGTTCCTCCTGGCCGCCTCCTCGGCCTTTATGGTGGGCCGTAGGATGAACCCCCTTTCGGTGGCCCGGGAGGCGGTGCGGGACGCCATGCCGGTGCTGGGCATCCTAATGGGGGTGGGTATGTTCATACAGATGATGACCCTTACGGGGGTTAGGGGGTTCGTGGTGGTCTCGTGCCTTGCGGTGCCTGTGGCGCTCCTTTATCCCATGATGGGGCTCAGCATCCCCCTGTTCGGCGCCGTGTCCGCCTTCGGTGCTGCGTCGGTCCTGGGGGTGCCCTTCGTGCTGGCCCTCCTGGGAAAGGACCAGATAGTGGTGTCCAGCGCCCTGGCGCTGCTATCGGGCCTTGGGGATCTCATGCCCCCCACGGCCCTTGCGGGGATGTTCGCCGCCCAGGTGGCGGGGGAGGAGGACTACTTCAGGGTGTTGAGGCACTGCGTGTTCCCCGCGGCCCTTACGGTCCTCTGGGGGCTTGGCATGGTGGCGGCGGCCAACCCCTTGGCGGCCCTTTTACGGTGA
- a CDS encoding amino acid carrier protein → MNFLDLISVIVWDYMWGMPLVLTILGTGAYLTVRTGGFQFLMFREALRNALSSILKPREGEGKGLLSSAEAMSAALGTTVGVGNIGGVATAIATGGPGAVFWMWVAAMVGMIIKTAEITLAVHYRSTDERGDTYGGPNYYMKKGIGEEMGLKRVFKALSGLFAFGFLTSYFINIQTYTVSEAVGNTFGIPMTWVGVVYTMLLYGMISGGLKGIGRTASWLVPFMCVFYILGGGLILLRYWTHLPKALGLIVSSAFTGSAAAGGFAGAAVSQAMKVGFARSVFSNEAGWGSAPMIHSTAKVDHPVRQGLMGIFEVFMDTFVICTVTCLVIVVTGQWSSGLDGATLTLSAFETGIGRYGRLILALAVFIFGLTTSGGVYAQMEVVLRYLLGDSPWKGRLLGFYKWTYPIPSLLMVYVAVWFGLPGTIVWVFSDASTALPIFANVTALWLLAPKFLSLLEDYRTRYVKSAQGETSKPLVPPFYDEQSA, encoded by the coding sequence ATGAACTTCTTGGACCTTATAAGCGTCATCGTGTGGGACTACATGTGGGGCATGCCGCTGGTGCTCACGATCCTTGGCACCGGCGCGTACCTCACGGTAAGGACCGGCGGCTTCCAGTTCCTCATGTTCCGGGAGGCGCTGAGGAACGCATTAAGCAGCATACTTAAGCCCAGGGAAGGGGAGGGCAAGGGGCTTCTGTCCTCCGCGGAGGCCATGAGCGCCGCCCTTGGCACCACCGTGGGGGTGGGGAACATAGGTGGAGTGGCCACCGCCATAGCCACCGGCGGCCCCGGGGCGGTGTTCTGGATGTGGGTGGCCGCCATGGTGGGAATGATAATAAAGACCGCGGAGATAACCCTGGCGGTGCACTACCGGTCCACGGACGAGAGGGGGGATACCTATGGGGGCCCCAACTACTACATGAAGAAGGGCATAGGGGAGGAGATGGGGCTCAAGAGGGTCTTCAAGGCGCTGAGCGGCCTCTTCGCCTTCGGCTTCCTCACGTCGTACTTCATAAACATCCAGACCTACACCGTCTCCGAGGCGGTGGGGAACACCTTTGGGATACCCATGACCTGGGTCGGCGTTGTGTATACCATGCTCCTATACGGCATGATAAGCGGAGGTCTGAAGGGGATAGGTCGGACAGCCTCGTGGCTGGTGCCATTCATGTGCGTCTTCTACATACTGGGTGGAGGCCTCATACTGCTGAGGTACTGGACCCACCTGCCCAAGGCCCTGGGCCTCATCGTGAGCTCCGCCTTCACCGGCAGCGCCGCCGCGGGGGGCTTTGCGGGGGCCGCGGTGTCCCAGGCCATGAAGGTGGGCTTCGCCAGGTCCGTGTTCAGCAACGAGGCGGGCTGGGGCTCCGCGCCCATGATACACTCCACCGCCAAGGTGGACCACCCGGTAAGACAAGGCCTCATGGGCATATTCGAGGTCTTCATGGACACCTTCGTTATCTGCACCGTCACGTGTCTGGTCATCGTGGTGACCGGCCAGTGGTCCAGCGGGCTTGACGGGGCCACGTTGACCCTCTCGGCCTTCGAGACCGGCATAGGCCGTTACGGACGGCTGATACTGGCCCTTGCGGTCTTCATATTCGGCCTTACCACCTCCGGCGGGGTCTATGCCCAGATGGAGGTGGTGCTCCGGTACCTGCTGGGGGATTCCCCTTGGAAGGGACGGCTGCTTGGCTTTTACAAGTGGACCTACCCGATACCAAGCCTTCTCATGGTCTATGTGGCGGTGTGGTTCGGCCTTCCCGGCACCATCGTATGGGTCTTCTCCGACGCCTCCACGGCGCTTCCCATCTTCGCCAACGTGACGGCGCTGTGGCTTCTGGCCCCTAAGTTCCTGTCCCTCCTGGAGGACTACCGCACAAGGTACGTCAAGTCCGCCCAGGGGGAAACTTCAAAGCCCCTGGTGCCGCCCTTCTACGACGAGCAGTCCGCCTAA
- a CDS encoding ABC transporter substrate-binding protein: MEDLKDMFDSLSHIGSSLRLGAEGAAKQHERAERMSKKARIMADRAEEQAGRLKRVDGKIRENRIIMDSIPISLREASEALWGFSDAAQEADLGNPSIGAIKERGELLLGIETDDFGKFHWWREGSPKGLDVELGEAIARRLGVRLRWVPMAWGSGEPGTITGTWNRGSFEGFDFLCSTATKLPERLKFCAFSKSYFRSGQSVLVPKDSPVDSLLDLKGLKVAVTRGATSEKAAREKLKGCEIVPFPTAVDEAKALQSGKVDALAVDRPVAWAFLEQHQEWRELNVSLSVENFGLVMPKTVSLALKALVDRVVLEERDSLFRKYFKNP; this comes from the coding sequence ATGGAGGACCTTAAGGACATGTTCGACTCCCTTTCCCACATAGGCTCCTCCCTCCGGCTGGGGGCGGAAGGGGCGGCAAAACAGCACGAAAGGGCCGAGAGGATGTCTAAGAAGGCCCGGATCATGGCGGACAGGGCGGAAGAGCAGGCGGGGCGGCTCAAGAGGGTGGACGGCAAGATCCGGGAGAACCGGATCATCATGGACTCGATACCCATAAGCCTTCGGGAAGCGTCGGAGGCCCTGTGGGGGTTCAGCGACGCCGCCCAAGAGGCGGACTTGGGGAATCCTTCGATCGGGGCCATAAAGGAACGGGGGGAGCTCCTGCTGGGCATAGAGACCGACGACTTCGGGAAGTTCCACTGGTGGAGGGAAGGCTCCCCAAAGGGGCTGGACGTGGAGTTGGGGGAGGCCATAGCCCGCCGCCTTGGGGTCCGCCTTCGCTGGGTGCCAATGGCATGGGGAAGCGGAGAGCCGGGCACCATAACCGGCACCTGGAACCGGGGAAGCTTCGAGGGCTTTGACTTCCTCTGCTCCACCGCCACGAAGCTGCCGGAGCGGCTTAAGTTCTGCGCCTTCTCCAAAAGCTACTTCCGGAGCGGCCAGAGCGTGTTGGTGCCCAAGGACTCGCCGGTGGACTCCCTGTTGGACCTCAAGGGGCTTAAGGTGGCGGTGACCCGGGGGGCCACCAGCGAGAAGGCCGCCCGGGAGAAGCTCAAGGGCTGTGAGATCGTGCCCTTCCCAACCGCGGTAGATGAGGCCAAGGCCCTTCAAAGCGGCAAGGTGGACGCCCTGGCGGTGGACCGGCCGGTGGCCTGGGCGTTCCTCGAGCAACACCAGGAATGGCGGGAGCTTAACGTGTCGCTTTCGGTGGAGAACTTCGGGCTGGTGATGCCCAAGACCGTCTCCTTGGCCCTTAAGGCCCTGGTGGACAGGGTGGTCCTTGAGGAGCGGGACAGCCTGTTCAGGAAGTACTTCAAGAACCCATAG
- a CDS encoding arginine deiminase family protein: MEFRNVIVRTPGRSVTEGITSSPELGKPDYHLALEQHREYIRALESCGVKVTVLEPMEEYPDSCFVEDTAVITRNCAIITNPGAPSRKGEVQSMVQVLKEFFPEDRMEFIHAPGTLEGGDVMMVGDHFYVGLSARTNQEGIDQFLSILGRHGLSGSQVPLKEVLHLKTGVNYIENNNLLVSGEFVNKEEFLSFNRIAVPPEEAYGANCIWVNGTVIVPKGYPTVEGSVRDLGYRVITVDTSEFRKIDGGLSCLSLRF; this comes from the coding sequence ATGGAGTTCAGGAACGTGATAGTGCGCACCCCCGGCAGGTCCGTAACGGAGGGGATAACCTCATCCCCGGAGCTTGGAAAACCGGACTACCACCTTGCGCTGGAGCAGCACCGGGAGTACATAAGGGCCCTTGAGTCCTGCGGCGTCAAGGTGACGGTGCTGGAGCCGATGGAGGAGTACCCGGACTCATGCTTCGTGGAGGACACGGCGGTGATAACCCGGAACTGCGCCATAATAACCAACCCCGGCGCCCCGAGCCGCAAGGGGGAGGTGCAGTCCATGGTTCAGGTGCTCAAGGAGTTCTTCCCGGAGGACCGGATGGAGTTCATCCACGCCCCCGGCACCCTTGAGGGGGGGGACGTGATGATGGTGGGGGACCACTTCTACGTGGGGCTCTCCGCCAGGACCAACCAGGAGGGCATAGACCAGTTCCTCTCCATCCTAGGGCGCCACGGTCTTAGTGGCTCCCAGGTGCCCCTCAAGGAGGTGCTGCACCTGAAGACCGGCGTGAACTACATAGAGAACAACAACCTGCTGGTCTCCGGTGAGTTCGTGAACAAGGAGGAGTTCCTAAGCTTCAACCGCATCGCGGTGCCGCCGGAGGAGGCCTACGGGGCCAACTGCATATGGGTCAACGGGACGGTCATCGTGCCCAAGGGTTACCCCACCGTTGAAGGCAGCGTAAGGGACCTGGGCTACCGGGTCATAACGGTGGACACCTCGGAGTTTAGGAAGATCGACGGGGGCCTTTCGTGCCTGTCCCTACGGTTCTAA
- a CDS encoding ATP-grasp domain-containing protein, with amino-acid sequence MINVLMTSAGRRVSLLKAFKRAVEKRAGTVLAADADPLAPALFLAHRGIQMEPLGREGYLDGLLKLVERERIGLVVPTIDTELELLSRNAGKFQDLGCLALVSGLELINICNDKWNTVEFFSSHGVDVSLSWLPQHIEGQELPETVFVKPRGGSASRNARRVAREDLPKALELTDEPLIVQECLEGDEITVDCLLGLNGEVIHYVPRIRIKAVGGESVEGVTISDEPIRDWMLKVLSLISQAGGMGPITVQAFLTERGPVLSEVNPRFGGGFPLALAAGGDYPEWIVRMVQGEDVSPRIGEYRVGLKMTRFYQEIFVGEDGGVELP; translated from the coding sequence ATGATCAACGTCTTGATGACCAGCGCGGGCCGGCGGGTGTCCCTTCTTAAGGCCTTCAAGAGGGCTGTGGAGAAGAGGGCGGGGACGGTCCTGGCGGCCGACGCGGACCCGCTGGCCCCGGCGCTTTTCCTTGCCCACAGGGGGATCCAGATGGAGCCCTTGGGGCGAGAAGGGTACCTGGACGGCCTTTTGAAGCTGGTGGAGCGGGAGAGGATAGGCCTTGTGGTCCCCACCATAGACACGGAGCTGGAGCTCCTGTCGAGGAACGCTGGCAAGTTCCAGGACCTAGGCTGCCTGGCGTTGGTGTCGGGGCTGGAGCTCATAAACATATGCAACGACAAGTGGAACACCGTGGAGTTCTTTAGCTCCCACGGGGTGGACGTGTCCTTGAGCTGGCTTCCCCAACACATTGAGGGGCAGGAGCTGCCGGAAACCGTCTTCGTGAAGCCCCGAGGGGGGAGCGCCAGCAGGAACGCCAGGCGGGTGGCGAGGGAGGATCTCCCGAAGGCGCTGGAGCTCACGGATGAGCCCCTCATAGTGCAGGAGTGCCTTGAGGGAGACGAGATCACCGTGGACTGTCTTTTGGGGCTCAACGGAGAGGTGATCCACTACGTACCCAGGATAAGGATAAAGGCGGTGGGAGGTGAGTCCGTGGAGGGGGTCACCATATCCGATGAGCCCATCAGGGACTGGATGCTTAAGGTGTTGTCCCTCATATCCCAGGCGGGCGGCATGGGGCCCATAACGGTCCAGGCCTTCTTGACCGAGAGGGGGCCCGTGCTGTCGGAGGTGAACCCAAGGTTCGGCGGGGGATTCCCCTTGGCCTTGGCGGCGGGCGGCGACTACCCCGAGTGGATAGTCCGCATGGTTCAAGGGGAAGATGTCAGCCCAAGGATAGGGGAGTACCGGGTGGGGCTTAAGATGACCCGGTTCTACCAGGAGATCTTCGTGGGGGAGGACGGAGGGGTTGAGCTCCCATGA
- a CDS encoding methyl-accepting chemotaxis protein — protein MELTQSSPSGQAMSALGRIELGLEDLEGAVEVLASSLSSIEEESSQVGKAGESVDLHARELLKELDESAREAKTPMEQMRQALEIGLRVQEEAQRDRTMLAHTVEAVRAMVRSAESVADSIGRITQVLGNIADITTHITAIAKQTKLLSLNASIGAERAGEHGRGFAVVAEEVRKLAARTSEAASKISDLASSSRAIG, from the coding sequence ATGGAGCTTACCCAATCCTCCCCTTCGGGACAGGCCATGTCCGCCCTCGGGCGGATAGAGTTGGGGCTGGAGGACCTGGAGGGGGCCGTGGAGGTGTTGGCCTCGTCCCTGTCTTCGATAGAGGAGGAGTCCTCCCAGGTGGGCAAGGCGGGGGAGTCCGTGGACCTCCACGCCCGGGAGCTGCTCAAGGAGCTGGACGAAAGCGCCCGGGAGGCCAAGACGCCCATGGAGCAGATGAGGCAGGCCCTTGAGATCGGCCTTAGGGTTCAGGAGGAGGCCCAGAGGGACCGTACTATGCTGGCCCACACGGTGGAAGCGGTGAGGGCCATGGTCCGGTCCGCGGAGTCCGTGGCGGACTCCATAGGGCGCATAACCCAGGTGCTGGGGAACATAGCGGACATAACCACCCACATAACCGCCATAGCCAAGCAGACCAAGCTGCTCTCCCTCAACGCCTCCATAGGGGCGGAACGGGCTGGAGAGCACGGCAGGGGTTTCGCGGTGGTGGCGGAGGAGGTGCGCAAGCTGGCCGCCAGGACCAGCGAGGCGGCATCCAAGATAAGCGACCTCGCGTCCTCCAGCAGGGCAATAGGGTAG
- a CDS encoding HAD family hydrolase: MIRGVVFDLDDTLYFEEDYVRSGFSHVASAVAAACGLDPCEVFGFLWRGFLQGVRGSSFDALLECFPLAAERFTPLDLVRIYREHRPRIGLGDETLELLSYLRDLGLWLGVISDGPLESQRRKASALGLDQLFHRVILTDRYGRDFWKPSEGAFRMVEEESGLRGALLCYVGDNPQKDFTAPNRLGWLTVRFRHPRQLRFREEPDDPSKAPAEEIGDLKDLRRFLA, translated from the coding sequence ATGATAAGGGGGGTGGTGTTCGACCTCGATGACACCCTCTACTTCGAGGAGGATTACGTAAGAAGCGGCTTTTCCCACGTGGCCTCCGCGGTGGCTGCAGCCTGCGGGCTTGATCCTTGCGAGGTGTTTGGTTTTCTCTGGCGGGGTTTCCTTCAAGGCGTGAGGGGCAGCAGCTTCGACGCCCTCTTGGAATGTTTCCCCTTGGCGGCGGAGCGGTTCACCCCGTTGGACCTGGTCAGGATCTACCGGGAGCACCGGCCCCGCATAGGGCTTGGGGACGAAACGCTGGAGCTCCTTTCGTACCTTCGGGACCTTGGCCTTTGGCTTGGGGTCATATCCGACGGCCCCCTGGAGTCCCAGCGTAGAAAGGCCTCCGCCCTGGGGCTGGATCAATTGTTCCACAGGGTCATACTCACGGACCGGTACGGCAGGGATTTCTGGAAGCCCTCCGAGGGGGCCTTCAGGATGGTGGAGGAGGAGTCGGGGCTTAGGGGAGCTTTGCTTTGCTACGTGGGGGATAACCCCCAGAAGGACTTCACCGCCCCCAACCGCCTTGGGTGGCTGACCGTGAGGTTCAGGCACCCAAGGCAGCTCCGGTTCCGCGAGGAGCCCGATGATCCCTCCAAGGCCCCGGCGGAGGAGATAGGGGACCTTAAGGACCTAAGACGGTTCCTTGCTTAA
- a CDS encoding Lrp/AsnC family transcriptional regulator, translating into MSSDKSKLLDPTGWRILEVLQENCRISYKELGRRVGLSTPAVIERVRRMEEEGIIEGYRAVVNPRKVGYSFRVMLAVSSVYNNPDHVVMKALEELPEVIRCWSVTGSNDFYMEALIPSMEFLQELLTRLSRHGRIVTSMVLPLMGGSGKVTPPREAL; encoded by the coding sequence ATGAGTTCGGACAAGAGCAAGCTGTTGGACCCTACGGGGTGGAGGATATTGGAGGTGCTTCAGGAGAACTGTCGGATATCCTACAAGGAGCTGGGGCGCCGGGTGGGGCTTTCGACTCCCGCGGTGATAGAGCGGGTCCGGCGGATGGAGGAGGAGGGGATAATAGAGGGTTACCGGGCGGTGGTGAACCCAAGGAAGGTGGGCTACTCCTTCCGGGTGATGCTGGCGGTGTCGTCGGTCTACAACAACCCGGACCACGTGGTGATGAAGGCCCTGGAGGAGCTGCCGGAGGTGATCCGCTGTTGGAGCGTCACCGGCTCCAACGACTTCTACATGGAGGCCCTGATCCCCTCCATGGAGTTCCTGCAGGAGCTATTGACGCGTCTCTCCCGGCACGGGCGCATAGTGACCTCCATGGTGCTGCCCTTGATGGGGGGAAGCGGCAAGGTGACCCCTCCCCGGGAGGCCCTTTGA